In a single window of the Cucumis melo cultivar AY chromosome 11, USDA_Cmelo_AY_1.0, whole genome shotgun sequence genome:
- the LOC127143931 gene encoding uncharacterized protein LOC127143931, which yields MFDDAKKPLYPGCKKFTKLSALVRSYNLKVRYGWSNTSFSELLSIISDLLPENNKIPTSLYEAKKTLGALGLSYQKIDACPNDCCLYRKEYANSTKFPKCGLSRWKINKNSTKESRGVAAKQMWYFPIVPRFIRMFKNLENAKNLRWHAMDRNVDGIMRHPADTPSWRLIDHMWPTFGSKPRNLRLGLSTDGINPFGDLSSNIVVGQLQKKNFDGKQEHGNPPQPLSREAIYFKLKEMIFSCGKKCGKNNNEGGNDYWKRRSSFFELPYYKNLQVRHCLDIMYIEKNVCMNIVGTLLDISGKSKDGMNSRLDLVEMNIRPELAPMVIGNKTYIPAACYTLSREEKYRFCKTLSEIKVPEGYSSNIRSLISLDDLKINGLKSHDCHV from the exons ATGTTTGATGATGCAAAGAAACCCTTATATCCTGGATGTAAGAAATTCACGAAGTTGTCAGCCCTCGTGAGATCGTACAACTTAAAGGTTAgatatggttggagtaacactaGCTTCTCTGAATTGTTGTCCATAATAAGTGATCTCCTACCTGAAAACAACAAAATACCAACTTCTTTATACGAAGCGAAGAAAACACTTGGTGCCTTAGGACTGAGTTACCAAAAAATTGATGCATGTCCTAACgattgttgtttgtatagaaaagaGTATGCAAACTCGACAAAGTTTCCTAAGTGTGGTTTGTCAAGGTGGAAGatcaataaaaactcaacaaaggaAAGCCGTGGAGTGGCTGCCAAGCAGATGTGGTATTTTCCAATAGTTCCAAGATTTATAAGAATGTTTAAGAACTTAGAGAATGCTAAAAACTTGCGTTGGCATGCGATGGATAGAAACGTCGATGGTATTATGAGACATCCGGCTGACACTCCATCATGGAGGTTGATAGATCACATGTGGCCAACATTTGGGTCAAAACCAAGAAATCTTCGTTTAGGTTTGTCGACTGATGGAATTAACCCATTTGGAGATTTATCGTCGAAcatagttgttggcca ATTACAGAAAAAGAATTTTGATGGTAAGCAAGAGCATGGAAATCCTCCACAGCCTTTGTCAAGAGAGGCCATCTACTTTAAActcaaagaaatgatattttcttgTGGGAAGAAGTGTGGCAAGAACAATAACGAAGGTGGCAATGACTATTGGAAAAGAAGATCAAGCTTCTTCGAACTACCATATTACAAGAACTTGCAAGTACGACATTGTCTGGACATAATgtatattgagaagaatgtatgcATGAATATAGTAGGAACATTGCTTGATATATCGGGCAAAAGTAAAGATGGGATGAATAGTAGACTTGATCTAGTGGAGATGAATATAAGACCAGAATTGGCACCAATGGTTATAGGTAATAAAACTTACATACCTGCAGCATGTTATACTTTGTCAAGAGAAGAGAAGTATCGGTTTTGTAAGACTTTGTCTGAAATTAAAGTTCCAGAaggatattcatcaaatattagAAGTCTCATCTCTTTGGATGACTTAAAAATTAATGGCCTTAAATCGCATGACTGTCATGTTTAA